GTGTCTACGTGCTCAAGGCCCTCGATCAGCAGGAGCTGCTTCAGGTGATGCGCCAGGCCCTGGAGGATGACGAGCGCGGGCTAGGCAAGCGCCACATCGAGGTCGACGACGAGGTGCTTGGCATGCTGGCAAGGGCAGCCGGTGGCGATGCCCGGCGCGCCCTTGGCCTGCTTGAGACCGCCTGCGACTTCACGCAGCCACACGGCAAGGGCGAGCACCTGCCCCGCGAGGCACTCGACGACGTGCTCGGCCATCAGGCCAGCGCCTTCGACAAGCAGGGCGATCATTACTACGATCTGCTCTCGGCCATCCACAAGTCGATACGCTCATCGCGCCCCGATGCCGCGCTGATGTATATCGCCCAGTTCATGCAGGGTGGCGGCGACCCGCTCGATGTGGTCCGGCGCCTTACGGCCATCGCCTCGGAGGATGTCGGCAATGCCGACCCGCGCGCCCTGCCCCTGGTCATCGCCGCCTGGGATGCCTACCTGCGCCTGGGCGACTACGAGGGGCAACGTGCCATCGTGCATGCTGCCATTCACCTGGCAGTCGCCCCCAAGAGCAACAGCATCGACCAGGCCTGGAGCAAGGCCAAGGCCTTTGCCGCTCAGCACCCCACCCTCGAGGTGCCGACCTATCTGCGCAACGCGCCGACCAAGTTGATGAAGGAGCTGGGCCACGGCCAGGGGTATCGCTACGCGCACAACGAAGCGAATGGCTATCCGGCCGGCAGTGCCCATGACTGCTGGCCGCTGCAGTTGCCGAAGACGACGCTCTTTCAGCCCAGCGAGCATGGCCAGGAGGCACGCTTCAAGCAGATCATGGCGTGGCGCGCCGAGCTGGATGCCCAGGCGGACGACTCCTCCAAGGGTGATAGGTAGCATGACAAAACGCCGCCCTCGGATGAGAACGGCGCTTGCTGGAGAAGCAGTGGGGCTCAGTGTGAGTCGCGAATCACATCAGTACCGTCGGGAATGTCGAACACGAAGCGCGACTCGTCGATGGAGGGATTGAACTCGATGCCATCGAACTCGATGGCGGTCAGCTGGCCGGTGCTGTCGGCCATCTGCAGCGCATTGAGCCGCTCGTTGTTGAAGGACATCTTGAGCTCCTCGAACAGCGTGTCGGGGCTGCGCGGGGTCAGGGTAAAGGTCTCGATTGCCCCCTGCTGCTGATAGGCCACCTCATAGCTGCCGGTAAGTTCGGAGGCGCTGCCCGAGAGCAGTAGCGCCGGGGTATGCGTCACTCGGGTATCCAGCGGCTGGACGGTCACCTGCTCGAGATCGGGATCGTAGAGATAGACCTCGTGACCATTGGAGACGACGATCTGCTGGTAGGGGGCATTCACCTCCCAGCGAAACTTGCCGGGACGCGACAGCCACATCTGGCCGCCAGCTTCCTGCAGTCGCTGGCCACTACCATCGAGAATTCGCTGATCGAAGCTGGCCGAATAGGTCTGCAGCGGCTCAAGCAGCTGGGTCAGGCGCTGCGCACCCTCGTTTGCCAGCGCCGTCATCGGGACGGTGGCAGCCAGCGACAGTGCCAACAGCGATGTCTTCAGTTTCATGTTCACTCCCTAGCGGCCAGTACCGCGTCGACAAGAAAAGTCCGACGCAGGCCTCGTGGCTGTCATTGATTCCCGAGTCATTGACCTCGGCCGTTCGCGGCGGTTTCAGGACTGCCGCGACTTCCTCGATTGCTGCATATTGCTTGGCCAGCATGTCGCTCACTGCCGATCAATCGCCGACCGGGGGTGGCGCCAGTACGTCGCGGCTACCGTTGGTACCCATCGACGACACCACCCCTGCACTCTCCATCGATTCGACCAGCCGCGCGGCGCGGTTGTAGCCGATCTTGAAGCGACGCTGCACCGCCGAGATCGAGGCACGGCGAGACTCGGTGACGAACATTACCGCCTCGTCATAAAGCGCATCCTGCTCGGCATCATCGCCCTCGCCCCCCTCGGCCTCGAGGCCGGTCAGGGCATCGGCCGAGACGCCGCCGGAGAGGATCTCCTCGATATACTCGGGCTCGCCACGACGCTTCCAGTCCTCGACCACGCGGTGCACCTCATCGTCGTCGACAAAGGCGCCGTGCACGCGGGTCGGCAATCCCGAACCGGCCGGCAGGTAGAGCATGTCGCCGTGGCCGAGCAGCGCCTCGGCACCGCCCTGGTCGAGGATGGTACGCGAATCGACCCGGGACGAGACCTGAAACGCCATACGGGTGGGGATGTTGGCCTTGATCAGCCCGGTCACCACATCCACCGAGGGACGCTGGGTGGCAAGAATCAGGTGGATACCCGCCGCCCGGGCCTTCTGCGCCAGCCGTGCGATCAGCTCCTCGACCTTCTTGCCGACGATCATGAACATGTCGGCGAACTCGTCGATCACCACCACGATATAAGGCAGCTTCTGCAGCACCGGGGGCGGCTCATGCATCTGCCAAGGCTGCGGCTCCCACAGCGGATCGGCGACCTGGGCACCAGCCTGCTCGGCCTCGTCGAGCTTGCCGTTGAAGCCGGCGATGTTGCGCACACCCATCGCCGCCATCAGCTTGTAGCGACGCTCCATCTCGGCCACGCACCAGCGCAGCGCGTTGGCGGCCTCCTTCATGTCGGTGACCACCGGGGCCAGCAGGTGCGGAATCCCGTCGTAGACGGAGAGTTCCAACATCTTGGGATCGACCATGATCATGCGCACTTCGTCGGGCGTGCCCTTGAGCAGCATCGAGATCAGCATGCCGTTGACACCTACCGACTTGCCCGAGCCGGTGGTACCGGCCACCAGCAGGTGCGGCATCTTGCCGAGATTGGCGACCACCGGCTCGCCACCGATGTCATGCCCCAGCGCCAGCGTCAGCGGCGATGTCGCCTGTTGGTAGGCGTCGGAGTCGATCACCTCGCGCAAGCGGATCATGGCGCGATTGGGGTTGGGAATCTCGATCCCCACCGTGGGCCGGCCGGGAATGATCTCTACCACCCGCACGCTCTTGACCATCAGCGAGCGGGCCAGGTCCTTGGCCAGATTGCTGATCTTGGAAACCTTCACGCCAGCGGCCGGCTTGATCTCGAAGCGCGTGATCACCGGTCCCGGCCAGGTCTCGACCACCTCGGCCTTGACGCCATACTCACGCAACCGGGTCTCGAGCAGCTCGGCCATGCCGGCAAGCTGCTCCGGCGTGTAGTTGGGCTTCTGCGCCTCCGCCGGCGTCAACAGGCGCAGGCTAGGCAGATCGCCATCCGGGTCGGGCAAGTGGTCGAACTGCGG
This DNA window, taken from Halomonas sp. TA22, encodes the following:
- a CDS encoding replication-associated recombination protein A — its product is MDLFSQQHAQESAPLAFRMRPRRLADYVGQAALIGPGKPLRRMAESATVRSMILWGPPGVGKTTLAEILAHESHSELEQLSAVMAGVKDIRAAVERARISQSQGKSTLLFLDEIHRLNKSQQDALLPHVESGLLTLIGATTENPSFEVNSALLSRARVYVLKALDQQELLQVMRQALEDDERGLGKRHIEVDDEVLGMLARAAGGDARRALGLLETACDFTQPHGKGEHLPREALDDVLGHQASAFDKQGDHYYDLLSAIHKSIRSSRPDAALMYIAQFMQGGGDPLDVVRRLTAIASEDVGNADPRALPLVIAAWDAYLRLGDYEGQRAIVHAAIHLAVAPKSNSIDQAWSKAKAFAAQHPTLEVPTYLRNAPTKLMKELGHGQGYRYAHNEANGYPAGSAHDCWPLQLPKTTLFQPSEHGQEARFKQIMAWRAELDAQADDSSKGDR
- the lolA gene encoding outer membrane lipoprotein chaperone LolA; this translates as MKLKTSLLALSLAATVPMTALANEGAQRLTQLLEPLQTYSASFDQRILDGSGQRLQEAGGQMWLSRPGKFRWEVNAPYQQIVVSNGHEVYLYDPDLEQVTVQPLDTRVTHTPALLLSGSASELTGSYEVAYQQQGAIETFTLTPRSPDTLFEELKMSFNNERLNALQMADSTGQLTAIEFDGIEFNPSIDESRFVFDIPDGTDVIRDSH